From Draconibacterium halophilum, one genomic window encodes:
- a CDS encoding DUF3467 domain-containing protein yields the protein MEDKKQKSQQINIELNEDVAQGTYSNLAVITHSTSEFVVDFVRIMPGIPKANVKSRIILTPEHAKRLLMALQDNVAKFEAQHGPIKNVKPGSENLPPMNFGGPTAQA from the coding sequence ATGGAAGATAAAAAGCAAAAATCGCAACAGATAAACATTGAATTGAATGAGGATGTAGCGCAGGGAACTTATTCGAACCTGGCAGTTATCACTCACTCAACTTCCGAATTTGTAGTTGATTTTGTCCGGATTATGCCCGGAATTCCAAAAGCGAATGTAAAATCAAGAATTATTCTTACACCGGAACATGCCAAACGTTTATTAATGGCTTTGCAAGATAACGTAGCTAAATTTGAAGCTCAGCATGGCCCAATTAAGAATGTTAAACCGGGTTCTGAAAATTTGCCACCAATGAATTTTGGTGGGCCTACAGCTCAAGCTTAG